A single genomic interval of Mariprofundus sp. NF harbors:
- the gltB gene encoding glutamate synthase large subunit, protein MSNSHTSVNRKPVKQGLYDPRNEHDACGVGFVAHIKNEKSHDIVEKGLEILERLTHRGAAGADPREGDGAGILLQIPHQFFEAVTADLDFNLPATGDYGVGMVFFPQDETYRKQCQEIYEKAVTNEGQVMLGWRDVPTDAIRADLPESVTACEPVIRQLFVAKGENCADQDTFERKLYVIRKVASNAVSALGSDDAANFYTASLSSRTIVYKGMFHSHQVSPYYEDLRDARMTSALALVHQRFSTNTFPSWELAHPFRMMAHNGEINTVRGNINWMNARRQSMKSELLGYDLTKLWPISKEGQSDTACFDNALELLVAGGYSLAHAAMLMIPEAWAGNKQMDEQRKAFYEHNAALMEPWDGPAAVAFTDGRQIGATLDRNGLRPTRYLVTEDNLVLGASEMGVLDIPEEKIIKKWRLQPGKMLLIDLEEGRIIDDDEIKQQLSAAKPYKEWLGKTQIQLESLPQEVAPQAPDHDTMLHRQQSFGYTQEDIKFLMTPMAVSGQEGTGSMGNDSPLTVLSNRAKPLYHYFRQLFAQVTNPPIDPIREEMVMSLTTIIGPRPNLLGLEESEPQLRLEAHQPILSNVDVEKIRHIDQYTDNRFRTITLSSCYAVDQGAAGMETAIANLCRQAEEAVRDRFNIIILSDRKMDAQHIAIPALLATSAVHHHLIREGLRTETGLVVETGSAREVHHFACLAGFGAEAINPYLAFETLVDMKRQGQLPADLSAEEAEKRYIKAIGKGLFKVMSKMGISTYQSYCGAQIFEAVGLASDFVAKYFTGTATQIEGAGLTEVAQEATQRHIDAFRGVMIYKNALDVGGEYAWRARGEDHTLTPGVIAKVQHAVRTSNYSLYKEYANEINDQAGKLKTLRGLFKFKANAPVALDEVEPATEIVKRFVTGAMSFGSISHEAHSTLAIAMNRLGGKSNTGEGGEEPERFKPMANGDSMRSAIKQVASGRFGVTTEYLANADQIQIKMAQGAKPGEGGQLPGHKVDKRIGRVRHSTPGVGLISPPPHHDIYSIEDLAQLIFDLKNTNPAADISVKLVSEIGVGTVAAGVVKAHADHVVIAGHDGGTGASPITSIKHAGSAWELGLAETQQTLVLNRLRGRTILQADGQMRTGRDVVIAALLGADEVAFGTIALIAEGCIMMRKCHLNTCPVGVATQDPELRKKFVGKPEDVVNFFMFLAEEARELMAELGFRTYDEMIGRSDMLDTNDALRHWKSEGLDLSPIFHRVDPNGSSVYHTETQDHGLEKLIDNKLIEQAKEALENRTPVVIETPICNVDRSFGTMLAGEVAKRYGHAGLAEDTIAIKAKGTAGQSLGAWLTRGISIDLAGEGNDYVGKGLSGGRIAIYPPAESRLKAEENIIVGNTVLFGAIEGECYFNGVGGERFAVRNSGAVAVVEGVGDHGCEYMTGGTIVVLGNTGRNFAAGMSGGIAYVLDTDDTFESRCNMAQVALEPVASEADALEELDHQGPDLETHGRVNIKHTLSQNDQKILRTLIQRHVHYTNSAVGKRILENWADYLGQFVKVIPVDYRRALEEMEAENAEAAKESING, encoded by the coding sequence ATGAGTAATTCACATACAAGTGTGAACAGAAAGCCTGTTAAGCAGGGTCTCTACGACCCAAGAAACGAACATGATGCATGTGGCGTTGGATTTGTCGCCCACATCAAAAATGAGAAAAGTCACGATATCGTTGAGAAAGGTCTGGAAATCCTTGAGCGCCTGACTCACCGTGGCGCTGCCGGTGCCGACCCTCGCGAAGGTGATGGTGCGGGCATTCTACTGCAGATTCCCCACCAGTTCTTTGAAGCGGTAACCGCTGATCTTGATTTTAATCTGCCCGCTACAGGTGACTACGGCGTTGGTATGGTCTTCTTCCCGCAGGATGAGACCTACCGCAAGCAGTGCCAGGAGATCTACGAAAAAGCCGTCACCAATGAAGGCCAGGTTATGCTTGGCTGGCGTGATGTACCTACAGATGCGATCCGTGCAGATCTGCCGGAGAGTGTCACTGCCTGTGAGCCGGTTATTCGCCAGCTGTTTGTGGCTAAAGGTGAAAACTGTGCAGATCAGGATACATTTGAGCGCAAACTGTATGTGATCCGTAAAGTAGCCAGCAATGCTGTCTCTGCACTGGGCAGTGATGATGCCGCCAACTTCTATACCGCATCACTCTCCAGCCGCACCATTGTTTATAAAGGCATGTTCCACTCCCATCAGGTATCGCCCTATTACGAAGACCTGCGCGATGCACGCATGACCAGCGCTCTGGCTCTGGTACATCAGCGTTTCTCCACCAACACCTTCCCGTCATGGGAGCTGGCTCACCCCTTCCGCATGATGGCGCATAACGGTGAGATCAATACCGTACGCGGTAACATCAACTGGATGAATGCGCGCCGTCAGTCGATGAAGTCTGAACTGCTGGGTTATGATCTGACCAAACTCTGGCCAATCAGCAAAGAGGGACAGTCCGATACTGCATGTTTTGATAATGCACTGGAGCTGCTCGTCGCCGGTGGTTATTCACTGGCACACGCAGCCATGCTGATGATCCCTGAAGCGTGGGCCGGCAACAAACAGATGGATGAGCAGCGCAAGGCATTCTATGAGCATAATGCAGCCCTGATGGAGCCATGGGATGGCCCTGCCGCCGTAGCATTTACCGATGGCCGCCAGATTGGTGCAACACTTGACCGTAACGGTCTGCGTCCTACCCGTTATCTGGTCACTGAAGATAATCTGGTACTCGGCGCATCCGAGATGGGTGTGCTTGATATCCCTGAAGAGAAGATCATCAAGAAGTGGCGCCTGCAGCCGGGCAAAATGCTGCTCATCGACCTTGAAGAGGGTCGTATTATTGATGATGATGAGATTAAACAGCAGCTCTCTGCAGCCAAACCGTATAAAGAGTGGCTGGGTAAAACCCAGATTCAGCTGGAGAGCCTGCCACAGGAGGTTGCTCCGCAGGCTCCTGATCACGATACCATGCTGCATCGCCAGCAGTCCTTTGGTTACACACAGGAAGATATCAAGTTCCTGATGACACCTATGGCCGTTTCCGGCCAGGAAGGTACAGGTTCAATGGGTAATGACAGTCCGCTGACTGTGCTCTCTAACCGTGCCAAACCTCTGTATCACTATTTCCGTCAGCTCTTCGCACAGGTCACAAATCCTCCGATCGATCCGATTCGTGAAGAGATGGTGATGAGTCTGACCACCATCATTGGTCCGCGCCCTAACCTGCTCGGCCTTGAAGAGAGTGAGCCACAGCTGCGTCTTGAAGCGCATCAGCCAATTCTCTCCAATGTCGATGTGGAGAAGATTCGCCATATCGATCAGTACACTGATAACCGTTTCCGCACCATTACCCTCTCATCCTGCTATGCAGTAGATCAGGGTGCAGCTGGCATGGAAACAGCTATTGCCAACCTCTGCAGACAGGCGGAAGAGGCAGTTCGTGATCGTTTCAACATTATTATTCTCTCTGATCGCAAGATGGATGCGCAGCACATTGCCATCCCTGCCCTGCTGGCTACCTCAGCAGTACATCATCACCTGATCCGTGAAGGGCTGCGCACAGAAACAGGCCTTGTGGTTGAAACTGGTTCAGCACGCGAAGTACACCACTTCGCCTGTCTGGCAGGTTTCGGTGCTGAGGCGATTAACCCGTATCTGGCCTTTGAAACACTGGTGGATATGAAACGTCAGGGACAACTGCCTGCAGACCTGAGTGCTGAAGAAGCCGAAAAGCGTTATATCAAAGCCATTGGTAAGGGGCTGTTTAAGGTGATGTCCAAGATGGGTATCTCCACCTACCAGTCCTACTGTGGTGCACAAATCTTCGAAGCTGTGGGTCTGGCTTCTGATTTCGTAGCCAAATACTTCACCGGCACGGCAACTCAGATTGAAGGTGCAGGCCTGACTGAGGTTGCACAGGAAGCTACCCAGCGTCATATCGATGCCTTCCGTGGTGTGATGATCTACAAAAATGCACTGGATGTCGGCGGCGAATATGCATGGCGTGCACGTGGTGAAGATCACACCCTGACACCGGGTGTTATTGCTAAAGTTCAACATGCAGTAAGAACATCTAACTACTCATTGTATAAAGAGTATGCCAATGAAATAAATGACCAGGCGGGCAAGCTTAAAACCCTGCGCGGCCTGTTCAAATTCAAAGCAAATGCGCCTGTTGCACTGGATGAGGTGGAACCGGCAACTGAGATTGTGAAACGCTTTGTGACCGGAGCGATGTCCTTCGGTTCGATCTCTCACGAGGCCCACTCCACACTGGCGATTGCCATGAACCGACTTGGCGGTAAGTCCAATACAGGTGAAGGCGGCGAAGAGCCTGAACGTTTCAAACCAATGGCCAATGGCGATTCGATGCGTTCGGCCATTAAACAGGTCGCCTCAGGTCGTTTTGGTGTCACCACCGAATATCTGGCCAACGCTGATCAGATTCAGATCAAAATGGCACAGGGAGCGAAACCGGGTGAAGGCGGACAGCTGCCAGGCCACAAGGTTGATAAACGAATCGGCCGTGTGCGCCACTCCACACCTGGTGTAGGACTGATCTCCCCGCCTCCGCATCACGATATCTACTCGATTGAGGATCTGGCACAGCTGATCTTTGATCTGAAAAACACCAACCCGGCTGCTGATATATCCGTAAAACTGGTTTCCGAAATCGGTGTAGGCACGGTTGCTGCCGGTGTGGTTAAAGCGCATGCCGATCACGTGGTGATTGCCGGCCATGATGGTGGTACCGGTGCAAGCCCGATCACCTCGATTAAACATGCAGGTTCTGCATGGGAGTTAGGACTGGCTGAAACGCAGCAGACACTGGTACTCAACCGCCTGCGCGGTCGTACGATTCTGCAGGCCGATGGCCAGATGCGTACAGGTCGTGATGTTGTTATTGCCGCTCTGCTTGGTGCAGATGAGGTTGCATTTGGCACCATCGCACTGATTGCTGAGGGTTGTATCATGATGCGTAAGTGTCATCTCAATACCTGCCCGGTCGGTGTTGCCACACAGGATCCTGAACTGCGCAAGAAGTTCGTAGGTAAACCTGAGGATGTGGTTAACTTCTTCATGTTCCTTGCTGAAGAAGCGCGCGAGCTTATGGCAGAACTTGGCTTCCGCACCTATGATGAGATGATCGGCCGCTCCGATATGCTCGATACCAACGATGCTCTAAGGCACTGGAAGTCGGAAGGACTCGATCTCTCACCTATCTTCCACCGCGTTGATCCCAACGGTTCTTCGGTCTACCACACTGAAACACAGGATCACGGCCTTGAGAAGCTCATCGACAATAAACTGATCGAACAGGCGAAAGAGGCACTGGAAAACAGAACGCCAGTCGTGATCGAAACACCAATCTGCAATGTCGATCGTAGCTTCGGTACCATGCTCGCAGGTGAAGTGGCCAAGCGTTATGGTCATGCAGGTCTGGCTGAAGACACAATTGCTATCAAAGCCAAGGGTACTGCTGGTCAGTCTCTCGGTGCATGGCTGACGCGTGGTATATCCATCGATCTGGCCGGTGAAGGAAACGATTACGTAGGTAAAGGCCTCTCCGGTGGCCGTATTGCTATCTACCCGCCTGCTGAATCCAGGCTTAAAGCCGAGGAGAACATCATTGTCGGCAATACCGTGCTGTTCGGTGCTATTGAAGGTGAATGTTATTTCAATGGTGTAGGTGGTGAGCGTTTTGCAGTACGTAACTCAGGCGCCGTTGCTGTTGTCGAAGGCGTTGGCGATCACGGTTGTGAATATATGACCGGTGGCACCATTGTCGTACTCGGCAATACAGGCCGTAACTTTGCTGCTGGTATGTCTGGCGGTATCGCTTACGTACTGGATACCGATGACACCTTCGAGAGCCGCTGCAATATGGCGCAGGTCGCACTTGAACCTGTTGCCTCAGAAGCCGATGCACTGGAAGAGCTGGATCATCAGGGCCCGGATCTTGAAACGCATGGCCGTGTAAACATCAAACACACGCTCTCTCAGAATGATCAGAAGATTCTGCGCACGCTGATCCAGCGTCATGTGCACTATACCAACTCAGCCGTTGGTAAGCGGATTCTTGAGAACTGGGCCGATTACCTTGGCCAGTTTGTTAAAGTGATACCGGTAGATTACCGCCGTGCACTGGAAGAGATGGAAGCGGAAAATGCAGAAGCTGCAAAGGAGAGTATCAATGGGTAA
- a CDS encoding glutamate synthase subunit beta — protein MGKATGFKEFARENLSYAPVADRIVHFKEFSKLPEDMSTQGARCMDCGIPFCHNGCPINNIIPDWNDAVYHGNWREALDVLHSTNNFPEFTGRICPAPCEEACTVGLIGDSVSIKNIELSVVEKGWEEGWITPQIAAVKTGKRVAVVGSGPAGMAAAQQLARVGHDVVVFEKNDRIGGLMRYGIPNFKFDKSVIDRRMSQMRAEGVEFRVNSTVGDNVSASDLLNRFDAVILSGGSEKPRDLPVPGRELNGVHFAMEFLTKNTKRVLGDKIPDDEFISAAGKHVVVIGGGDTGSDCIGTSVRHGAESVTQIEILPKPEAVPNKLTTWPNWPMKLRTSTSQEEGCDRDWEVSTKRFIGDADGNLQAVECVRVEWTQEDGQWKLNEIEGSEFELPAQLVTLAMGFVHPVHEGMLEELGVEKDGRGNVTATDVDYATSIDKVFAAGDMRRGQSLVVWAIREGRQCARSVDEFLMGSTTLPR, from the coding sequence ATGGGTAAGGCAACCGGATTTAAAGAATTCGCTCGCGAAAACCTGAGCTATGCACCGGTCGCAGACCGTATTGTACACTTCAAAGAGTTTTCAAAACTGCCTGAAGATATGAGCACGCAGGGTGCGCGCTGCATGGATTGCGGCATCCCCTTCTGCCACAACGGCTGCCCGATCAACAACATCATCCCTGACTGGAATGATGCGGTTTATCACGGCAACTGGCGTGAAGCGCTGGATGTACTGCACTCCACCAATAACTTCCCTGAGTTTACCGGTCGCATCTGTCCTGCTCCGTGTGAAGAGGCGTGTACTGTTGGCCTGATCGGTGATTCAGTTTCGATTAAAAATATCGAGCTATCCGTTGTTGAAAAAGGTTGGGAGGAAGGCTGGATCACACCCCAGATTGCCGCGGTCAAAACCGGCAAGCGTGTAGCGGTTGTCGGCTCAGGCCCTGCAGGTATGGCGGCGGCTCAGCAGTTGGCCCGTGTCGGCCATGACGTGGTTGTATTTGAGAAGAATGACCGCATTGGCGGCCTGATGCGTTACGGCATCCCGAACTTCAAGTTCGATAAGTCCGTGATTGATCGTCGCATGTCCCAGATGCGTGCAGAGGGTGTTGAATTCCGCGTCAACTCGACTGTCGGTGACAATGTCTCAGCATCTGACCTGCTTAACCGTTTTGATGCAGTGATCCTCTCCGGTGGTTCCGAAAAACCGCGTGACCTGCCTGTTCCGGGTCGTGAGCTCAATGGCGTTCATTTCGCCATGGAGTTCCTGACCAAAAACACCAAACGCGTTCTCGGTGATAAGATCCCTGATGATGAGTTCATCTCTGCTGCCGGTAAACATGTGGTAGTGATCGGTGGTGGTGATACCGGCTCTGACTGTATCGGCACCTCTGTCCGTCACGGTGCTGAATCAGTGACCCAGATCGAAATCCTGCCTAAACCTGAAGCAGTTCCGAATAAGCTGACCACATGGCCGAACTGGCCTATGAAGCTGCGCACCTCGACTTCTCAGGAAGAGGGTTGCGACCGTGACTGGGAAGTTTCCACCAAACGTTTCATCGGTGATGCTGATGGCAATCTGCAGGCTGTAGAGTGTGTTCGTGTTGAGTGGACACAGGAAGATGGTCAGTGGAAGCTGAACGAGATCGAAGGCTCTGAATTCGAACTGCCTGCACAGCTGGTCACTCTGGCTATGGGTTTTGTACATCCTGTACATGAAGGCATGCTCGAAGAGCTGGGCGTAGAGAAAGATGGTCGCGGTAACGTCACTGCTACTGATGTCGACTATGCAACCAGCATCGACAAGGTATTTGCTGCCGGTGATATGCGTCGTGGTCAGTCTCTTGTTGTCTGGGCAATACGCGAAGGCCGTCAGTGCGCTCGTTCTGTTGATGAGTTCCTGATGGGTTCAACCACCCTGCCCCGCTGA
- a CDS encoding magnesium transporter CorA family protein has product MSQVKDTIENGVSQHLHLLNDMQEIALKEALATEAHTLWRMANPSPEMLDLLSQRFALDELHIKDICNPNHPPHFTRLENGAMHVILRFPVEKETADEISEVSSVSILVDRDMCALVWPGKRFHHFTNSDFIGLDVDACASKIIHMLVDYLLSRVYVLREEMDEFEEECLADVNKADLGRLLTMRKEIATLARHARTNGIAIEKLMIDPVYKGNLRLIDAHEHMTRATAIAESKAEHALNVMQAAQSLLSQKLNEVMTFLAVITVVLTPMGIIAGIFGMNFTQMEVLTNPNGFALSVWGMLILGAMLAAFFKFKKWW; this is encoded by the coding sequence ATGTCCCAAGTCAAGGATACCATTGAAAATGGAGTCTCGCAGCATCTCCACCTGCTAAACGATATGCAGGAGATCGCTCTGAAAGAGGCACTGGCAACTGAAGCGCACACGCTTTGGCGGATGGCCAACCCTTCGCCTGAAATGCTGGATCTTCTATCTCAGCGATTTGCGCTGGATGAGCTGCATATCAAGGATATCTGCAATCCTAATCACCCTCCCCACTTCACCCGGCTGGAAAACGGTGCCATGCACGTCATCCTGCGTTTTCCGGTTGAAAAAGAGACCGCAGATGAAATCAGTGAGGTGAGCAGCGTATCCATTCTTGTAGACCGTGATATGTGTGCGCTGGTTTGGCCCGGCAAGCGATTTCACCACTTTACCAACTCGGACTTTATTGGGTTGGATGTCGATGCCTGTGCCAGCAAGATCATACATATGCTGGTGGATTACCTGCTTTCACGTGTTTATGTCCTGCGCGAAGAGATGGATGAGTTTGAAGAGGAGTGCCTGGCAGATGTGAACAAAGCTGATCTGGGCAGGCTACTCACTATGCGTAAAGAGATAGCCACACTGGCCCGGCATGCCAGAACCAACGGCATTGCCATTGAGAAACTGATGATTGATCCTGTTTATAAGGGAAATTTACGGCTTATCGATGCACATGAGCATATGACCCGTGCCACCGCGATTGCCGAATCCAAAGCTGAACATGCCCTGAATGTGATGCAGGCAGCCCAATCCCTGCTCAGCCAGAAATTGAATGAAGTCATGACCTTTCTCGCCGTGATTACAGTTGTGCTAACCCCGATGGGGATTATTGCCGGCATCTTCGGCATGAACTTTACTCAGATGGAAGTGCTGACCAATCCCAACGGTTTTGCCCTCTCGGTGTGGGGCATGCTGATACTCGGTGCCATGCTTGCGGCCTTTTTCAAATTCAAAAAATGGTGGTGA
- a CDS encoding mechanosensitive ion channel family protein, producing the protein MDMKQMVKSLFLPRPWLAWVLLIIAGLGIAVLVGSERLQPVINTLDSEALSFSVGDVRLSAYLLVKALFVILVLFWLSSITLGFIEKKVVGIQSISSSNRALILKAIQFIVYFFLILFSFKLIGVDLTAFAVVGGAIGIGIGFGLQKITSNYISGVILLIEKTIEDGDLIELDDGTYGFIRHNGARYTLVETFNGKEIMVPNEDFITNKVVNWTYSNKRGRVDIPIGVSYKSDIKKARQLVLEAAAEHPRCLSEPAPECYLREYGDSSVNFLLLFWVDDVIEGRYKPQSEVMFSIWDKFKENDISIPFPQRDLHIIDQPLLNKPNIPV; encoded by the coding sequence ATGGACATGAAGCAAATGGTAAAATCACTGTTTCTACCACGACCCTGGCTTGCCTGGGTGCTGCTTATCATTGCCGGATTGGGAATTGCGGTACTGGTAGGCAGTGAGCGCCTTCAGCCTGTGATTAACACCCTTGATTCAGAAGCTCTATCTTTCTCTGTTGGTGATGTGCGTCTGTCTGCATATCTGCTTGTCAAAGCGCTGTTTGTCATCCTTGTGCTATTCTGGTTGAGCAGCATTACACTCGGTTTTATTGAGAAAAAGGTTGTTGGCATACAATCGATCTCAAGCAGTAACAGGGCTCTGATTCTTAAGGCTATCCAGTTTATCGTCTATTTTTTCCTGATTCTCTTCTCATTTAAGCTCATTGGTGTTGATCTTACTGCATTTGCAGTTGTCGGCGGTGCGATCGGCATCGGTATCGGTTTTGGATTGCAGAAAATCACCTCCAACTATATCAGTGGTGTCATCCTGCTGATTGAGAAGACCATTGAGGATGGTGATCTGATTGAACTTGATGATGGAACATACGGGTTCATCCGACATAACGGTGCCAGATATACATTGGTTGAAACATTTAATGGCAAAGAGATTATGGTGCCCAATGAAGATTTCATTACCAACAAGGTGGTTAACTGGACCTATAGCAATAAAAGAGGCCGTGTAGATATACCCATCGGGGTCTCCTACAAGTCAGATATTAAGAAAGCCCGTCAACTTGTTCTTGAGGCGGCGGCTGAACATCCCCGCTGTCTGAGTGAGCCTGCACCGGAGTGTTACCTGAGAGAGTACGGAGACAGTTCAGTGAATTTTCTACTGCTGTTCTGGGTGGACGATGTGATAGAAGGCAGGTACAAACCACAGAGTGAAGTGATGTTCTCCATCTGGGATAAATTTAAAGAGAACGACATCTCGATCCCCTTCCCGCAAAGGGATCTGCATATCATTGATCAACCCCTGTTGAATAAACCGAATATACCAGTCTAA
- a CDS encoding mechanosensitive ion channel family protein: MIRSNIDAWMAHVTQADFWLQLAVLCLAVVCALLVQKMMIKLVAERNDEQSSRLRKMSLKTIERIQFPISMLVVTLIGKSVLLHLGFATPLLALATPLLLSLAAIRIFIYMLRKGFSPGPLVKAWENIISTTIWIMVALHLLGWLPDVLAALDALAFSIGEKRISLLLTIKVTLTVVLFWVMALWLANFIEQRLNNFEHFSKSARVALAKTSKFLLIAIAMFVGLDAAGVDLTALTVFGGAVGVGIGFGLQKITSNFISGFILLFDRSIKPGDVITVRDKFGWVQELRARYIVVRDRDGVETLIPNENLVTSEVINWSYTDPDIRMKLRVQISYNDDPEEAMKLMLECAKASSRVQDNPVPLTRLMEFGDNGIVLELRIWILDPENGLGGVRSEVNLAIWRAFKKAGITIPFPQRDIHIKDDRLTQSIKMGAIDE; the protein is encoded by the coding sequence ATGATCCGGAGCAATATCGACGCATGGATGGCACATGTCACCCAGGCTGACTTCTGGTTACAGCTGGCCGTTCTCTGCCTTGCCGTGGTATGCGCACTGCTTGTACAGAAAATGATGATCAAGCTGGTTGCCGAGCGTAACGATGAGCAATCCAGTCGCTTACGTAAAATGTCACTCAAAACCATTGAGCGCATCCAGTTTCCAATCTCCATGTTGGTGGTCACACTGATTGGCAAATCGGTTCTGCTTCATCTTGGCTTTGCAACGCCACTGCTGGCACTGGCAACACCACTGCTACTTTCGCTGGCAGCGATTCGCATTTTCATTTACATGTTACGCAAAGGGTTTTCACCCGGCCCATTGGTGAAAGCCTGGGAAAATATTATCAGCACCACCATCTGGATAATGGTTGCCCTGCATCTGCTGGGCTGGCTGCCTGATGTGCTCGCCGCACTCGATGCGCTGGCGTTCTCTATTGGTGAGAAGCGCATTTCCTTGCTGCTGACGATAAAAGTCACCCTTACCGTCGTCCTGTTCTGGGTGATGGCACTCTGGCTAGCCAATTTTATTGAGCAGCGTTTAAATAACTTCGAGCATTTCAGTAAAAGCGCCAGGGTTGCACTGGCCAAAACCAGCAAATTCCTGCTCATTGCCATTGCCATGTTTGTCGGCCTTGATGCGGCAGGTGTAGATTTAACAGCGCTAACTGTTTTTGGTGGCGCTGTCGGCGTCGGCATCGGTTTTGGACTGCAGAAAATCACCTCCAACTTTATCAGCGGTTTTATTCTGCTCTTTGACCGCTCCATCAAACCCGGCGATGTGATTACCGTGCGCGATAAGTTCGGCTGGGTACAGGAGTTGCGTGCTCGTTATATTGTAGTGCGTGACCGTGATGGTGTTGAAACACTCATTCCCAATGAGAACCTGGTCACCTCTGAGGTGATCAACTGGAGTTACACCGATCCTGATATTCGCATGAAACTGCGTGTACAGATCAGTTATAACGATGATCCTGAAGAGGCTATGAAGCTGATGCTTGAGTGCGCCAAGGCATCATCTCGTGTGCAGGATAATCCTGTGCCACTGACCCGACTCATGGAGTTTGGTGATAACGGCATTGTGCTTGAACTGCGCATCTGGATCCTTGATCCTGAAAACGGCTTGGGCGGTGTGCGTTCGGAAGTAAATCTGGCGATCTGGCGTGCATTTAAGAAGGCTGGCATCACGATTCCCTTCCCACAGCGGGATATTCACATCAAAGATGATCGTCTGACTCAGTCGATTAAAATGGGTGCTATTGATGAATAA